In one window of Temnothorax longispinosus isolate EJ_2023e chromosome 9, Tlon_JGU_v1, whole genome shotgun sequence DNA:
- the LOC139819276 gene encoding protein RER1 isoform X1 has product MLRAELLTAAVDCRSSALAAHGAAFLVARHSLVKFRLFCTLQRNWRLATFYVERLVREKMMQDEDLGGPVRKNVFSQGIIRISQIYQRYLDLWTPHVISRWTFAFVLLVLFILRVFISQGWYIVTYALGIYHLNLFIAFLTPKIDPAMDFDDAEGPELPTRSNEEFRPFIRRLPEFKFWYSVTKSTIIAMISTLFDCFNIPVFWPILVMYFITLFCITMKRQIKHMIKYRYLPFTHGKPKYQNHEDTSRG; this is encoded by the exons ATGCTCCGTGCTGAGTTGCTGACTGCGGCTGTCGACTGCAGATCATCAGCACTCGCGGCTCACGGCGCCGCCTTCCTCGTGGCTCGTCATTCCCTTGTAAAATTCCGCCTGTTCTGCACTCTGCAACGCAACTGGCGTCTGGCGACATTCTATGTGGAACGTCTAGTA CGAGAGAAAATGATGCAGGATGAAGATTTGGGTGGTCCAgtgagaaaaaatgttttcagtCAAGGGATAATAAGAATATCACAG ATATATCAAAGATACCTAGATCTATGGACTCCTCATGTAATATCACGATGGACATTTGCTTTCGTCCTATTAGTACTTTTTATTCTACGTGTATTTATCTCTCAA GGGTGGTATATCGTCACGTACGCTCTAGGAATTTATCACCTCAATTTATTCATAGCATTCCTTACTCCAAAAATTGATCCTGCCATGGATTTTGATG ATGCGGAAGGACCAGAGTTACCTACAAGATCAAACGAGGAGTTCAGGCCGTTTATTAGAAGATTAcctgaatttaaattttggtACTCAGTAACAAAATCTACGATAATTGCCATGATATCCACCTTATTCGATTGCTTTAACATACCAGTATTCTGGCCGATACTTGTTATGTATTTCATAACACTGTTCTGTATCACAATGAAGCGGCAAATAAAG caTATGATCAAGTATAGGTATCTGCCTTTCACTCATGGCAAACCAAAATATCAGAACCATGAAGACACCTCGCGCGGTTGA
- the LOC139819276 gene encoding protein RER1 isoform X2 — MMQDEDLGGPVRKNVFSQGIIRISQIYQRYLDLWTPHVISRWTFAFVLLVLFILRVFISQGWYIVTYALGIYHLNLFIAFLTPKIDPAMDFDDAEGPELPTRSNEEFRPFIRRLPEFKFWYSVTKSTIIAMISTLFDCFNIPVFWPILVMYFITLFCITMKRQIKHMIKYRYLPFTHGKPKYQNHEDTSRG; from the exons ATGATGCAGGATGAAGATTTGGGTGGTCCAgtgagaaaaaatgttttcagtCAAGGGATAATAAGAATATCACAG ATATATCAAAGATACCTAGATCTATGGACTCCTCATGTAATATCACGATGGACATTTGCTTTCGTCCTATTAGTACTTTTTATTCTACGTGTATTTATCTCTCAA GGGTGGTATATCGTCACGTACGCTCTAGGAATTTATCACCTCAATTTATTCATAGCATTCCTTACTCCAAAAATTGATCCTGCCATGGATTTTGATG ATGCGGAAGGACCAGAGTTACCTACAAGATCAAACGAGGAGTTCAGGCCGTTTATTAGAAGATTAcctgaatttaaattttggtACTCAGTAACAAAATCTACGATAATTGCCATGATATCCACCTTATTCGATTGCTTTAACATACCAGTATTCTGGCCGATACTTGTTATGTATTTCATAACACTGTTCTGTATCACAATGAAGCGGCAAATAAAG caTATGATCAAGTATAGGTATCTGCCTTTCACTCATGGCAAACCAAAATATCAGAACCATGAAGACACCTCGCGCGGTTGA
- the LOC139819273 gene encoding G kinase-anchoring protein 1 isoform X2: MATAVPSRFAVLSIEDDDYKPKKTPKNATATKTNAKNKGDKSKQQQQPQQQQPNKKKQNKGKKKKTNNDDQQWEQWKQKDTMAVEETFEQELHQAILLSKLAYEEHVVSVAKNDKEQEQNKKSGKKSKKATMSLEEFNSMGTSVTVAPLTTEPAPDKSREVDAEFFERIEKETKEEITKGKEKDILKARSNKIDDDITFAQLRLEIENRDEIISQLRTEVHTLKEELTQVKERNKKLYQILSHGEMKDKASVLAEVAKLQEIRDELTSEVASLHAQLEQERSKTRTSSVDVKTSKQTNKKRPASENA; the protein is encoded by the exons ATGGCGACTGCCGTGCCGTCGCGATTCGCCGTCCTCAGCATCGAGGACGACGATTACAAGCCGAAGAAGACGCCGAAGAACGCGACGGCAACCAAGACCAACGCTAAGAATAAGGGCGACAAGTCgaagcagcagcaacagccgCAACAGCAGCAGCCGAACAAAAAAAAGCAGAACAAA ggaaaaaagaagaaaacgaatAACGATGACCAGCAGTGGGAACAGTGGAAGCAAAAAGATACGATg GCTGTCGAGGAAACGTTCGAGCAAGAACTGCACCAAGCCATCCTGCTATCGAAATTGGCGTACGAAGAACACGTGGTTAGCGTAGCAAAAAATGACAAAGAgcaagaacaaaataaaaaatctggtAAAAAGTCGAAAAAGGCAACTATGTCGTTGGAAGAATTTAATAGCATGGGAACAAGTGTGACGGTAGCACCGTTAACAACGGAGCCTGCTCCGGATAAGTCGAGAG AAGTAGATGCGGAATTCTTTGAAAGGATAGAGAAGGAGACGAAAGAAGAGATAACAAAGGGAAAAGAGAAGGACATATTGAAGGCCAGATCAAATAAAATCGACGATGATATAACGTTTGCGCAGTTAAGACTGGAGATAGAGAACCGAGATGAAATAATCAGCCAACTGAGGACCGAGGTGCATACGCTGAAAGAAGAGTTGACACAAgttaaagagagaaataaaaaactttatcaGATATTGTCACACGGCGAGA tgAAGGATAAAGCGTCGGTATTGGCTGAAGTAGCAAAATTACAAGAGATACGAGACGAACTAACATCCGAGGTAGCTTCTTTGCACGCTCAACTGGAACAAGAAAGATCTAAAACACGTACATCTAGTGTAGATGTAAAAACATCTAAACAAACT AACAAGAAGAGGCCGGCCAGTGAAAATGCCTAA
- the LOC139819273 gene encoding G kinase-anchoring protein 1 isoform X1, with product MATAVPSRFAVLSIEDDDYKPKKTPKNATATKTNAKNKGDKSKQQQQPQQQQPNKKKQNKGKKKKTNNDDQQWEQWKQKDTMVKLEFFTDAVEETFEQELHQAILLSKLAYEEHVVSVAKNDKEQEQNKKSGKKSKKATMSLEEFNSMGTSVTVAPLTTEPAPDKSREVDAEFFERIEKETKEEITKGKEKDILKARSNKIDDDITFAQLRLEIENRDEIISQLRTEVHTLKEELTQVKERNKKLYQILSHGEMKDKASVLAEVAKLQEIRDELTSEVASLHAQLEQERSKTRTSSVDVKTSKQTNKKRPASENA from the exons ATGGCGACTGCCGTGCCGTCGCGATTCGCCGTCCTCAGCATCGAGGACGACGATTACAAGCCGAAGAAGACGCCGAAGAACGCGACGGCAACCAAGACCAACGCTAAGAATAAGGGCGACAAGTCgaagcagcagcaacagccgCAACAGCAGCAGCCGAACAAAAAAAAGCAGAACAAA ggaaaaaagaagaaaacgaatAACGATGACCAGCAGTGGGAACAGTGGAAGCAAAAAGATACGATggtaaaattagaatttttcacCGAC GCTGTCGAGGAAACGTTCGAGCAAGAACTGCACCAAGCCATCCTGCTATCGAAATTGGCGTACGAAGAACACGTGGTTAGCGTAGCAAAAAATGACAAAGAgcaagaacaaaataaaaaatctggtAAAAAGTCGAAAAAGGCAACTATGTCGTTGGAAGAATTTAATAGCATGGGAACAAGTGTGACGGTAGCACCGTTAACAACGGAGCCTGCTCCGGATAAGTCGAGAG AAGTAGATGCGGAATTCTTTGAAAGGATAGAGAAGGAGACGAAAGAAGAGATAACAAAGGGAAAAGAGAAGGACATATTGAAGGCCAGATCAAATAAAATCGACGATGATATAACGTTTGCGCAGTTAAGACTGGAGATAGAGAACCGAGATGAAATAATCAGCCAACTGAGGACCGAGGTGCATACGCTGAAAGAAGAGTTGACACAAgttaaagagagaaataaaaaactttatcaGATATTGTCACACGGCGAGA tgAAGGATAAAGCGTCGGTATTGGCTGAAGTAGCAAAATTACAAGAGATACGAGACGAACTAACATCCGAGGTAGCTTCTTTGCACGCTCAACTGGAACAAGAAAGATCTAAAACACGTACATCTAGTGTAGATGTAAAAACATCTAAACAAACT AACAAGAAGAGGCCGGCCAGTGAAAATGCCTAA